Within the Vigna angularis cultivar LongXiaoDou No.4 chromosome 10, ASM1680809v1, whole genome shotgun sequence genome, the region taagaaattataatcatgaaaaccaaattttacacaagtcaatatataactaccattaccaaattttaacacattcatactcatattcatgatcataatcaagaaaggattagctcccctacctcttctcCTTGCAAGAAATTCTTCACTCTTGATACCTCTAGACCACCACCTTTGCTTGTTTTCACtttcaatttcaaagaaaattctaaCTTAAATCTCTCTTCTTCAAAGAGAGCAATTCCTCTCCTCCTTGCTAGACCAAGTCAGTCTCCACACTTAGAACACTTAGGATTTTCGTTCACCTCCCACCAAGGACCTCTCTACTCTCCCCCAAAActccaaatctgatttggaattaaaagaagatgCCTTAGACAACTAAGGACCTATGCACTTGGTACTTAGCAATAATAAACAACCAATGAACCAtcctaaaccattttttttcagCCCTAAAACATGGTAGGAAAGTCTCCAAAGGTTCCAAAATGTTCTCCTAGTGCAGAACACAACCTATCCACTCCAAAAAAATCGCAACTTGTAAAAATGTACCTAAAATTAAGGTTGGACGCTAGCCCCTGGACAGCAATACTGTCACGTTTTCCCCAGCTCAGTTAGACCCCTTCCCGAAGTCCAAAATATgcatatgagtagtcaaattgaaGCTCTTTGAATCTAGTTTCCAatgaaacaagaatcaactcaattggagttcggtagagagagtaataaGCAAAACAGTCATCATAGGTCAAAACTGAACATACCTGAGCGTGATTAACGTTTCcgagttttaataattttactgcagctagcccggtagtccaaaaatttatatttatatgtccaattaaagatatttgagtctagtttccaataaaacaagaatcaactcaattgatattttctacaaaaagttataattaaaatagtaaaccatgtcaaaccTGACAGCATTCCATTTGACAttataacttgaactttttaCAACTTGGTAAATTCTTGAGGTTCTAGGGTCTTACACAAGCTATGGCAGGTTATTAGGGTGTCCACTACTACTTTGCAAAGCTCTTGCCAattgggtttcaccctaccacacatcacaaggttagtcctcaaacGTCCTTTTGCCAAATGGAGAAAGGACTCTCAAGCTcggacctcctgctattctcacgacatcACTCATcactctctacttgagaatgaattaTCATTAGAATGTCATGATAAACACATCTTAACTCTGACCATTCATACTATCAATACTTGAAACTACCACCAAAAAGTTCCTCCTTAGAACTCATTTTCACAACTTTAAAACCATTGATATCACTTCACCTTTATATTGAATCCATTTAAAACCATAGTCATACCAATACATTTTTCACATTGAATACCAAAATATAACACCACTGATCATGCATTAAAATATCATAAGCAACCTAGTAAGTTATCAAAAAGTACTTGAAACATAAACATAGAAGTACACAAAGTGGCTGATGTGTGAATAAAACATAATTGCATTCATATCTTAATTTAGGCCATTTGCATACATAATTACATATCTTTGTTTCAGATCATACATTTAGGTTTTGTGTTTTCTTGTAGATTAatgtttctaagtgttaaaatCACAACTTGGGAAGAATTGATATCCAAGATGCAGAATTGAAACCAAAAAGTTCCATAACTTAGCTGTGAACTTTTCCACAACCTGTGGATTTGTCTCgagagaaacaaattgaaaatcAGCAAGTTCAACAATTGAGTTATGACTTTTTCCACAGCTTGTGGATTTACTTTAGGAAGTTTGAAATTGAAAACAGAGAAGTGCATAAGCAAATTGTGGATTTTTTCATGAGTAGTGGAAATATTCATAGTAGTTATTAACCTCTCATAGATGCacatcaaatttcaatttagaCATTTTCCCCCCACATTCTACTGATTCTTATGACCTTTTATGCCAAGAGAAACATTGAAAACCACCTTCCTAACTCAAATTAGTTATCTCAACCTCACTTAACAACTTAACACCAATAAAACTCCATTCTACACCTTTCAACATCAATTCTCTACAACAAACAACTTACACAAGTCTTAATAGACTTAATAACAACCCCCAAAACCATACATTCTATCTAGACCTTCTAAATCAAAATACCACTAGTGAAAATCCCTAAAATGAACTAAAAACCATATAAGACACCTCCAAAAGATGACTAACTAGTTCTACATCAGAATATTGTTGTCGTAGCACTCAAACAAATCTTAATCAACCCTTAGACTCTTATCAAAACACAGTTTAACCAAAATAACCCTTCCCTTAACTTTTCACCTATCAAAACCCCTTTTCTAGCCTAAAAGCTACTTATTTCTTATGTTGAAATATAAACAAAGCTTTATACAATTTGACAACTAGTACTTCACCCAGTTTAACATCTTTAAATTCATCACACACAAACTTTACATCATAATCACATTGTACCTcacaattaaatcaattttcacATCaacacatattatatataatcaacTCAACATACTAAATTTCTCAACCCAATAATATTTCACAATTCAATCAATAATTCACCAAAGAAACATTAATTAGAACTCGCCTATCAAACAAATGAAGTaaaactagcttcccttacatTACACCGACGATACAAAGCTCTAAGAACATCTTGATTACTTCTCGCACAAGAAATTTCTAAAAACACCTACGaatcatcaaattgaaaaaggaaaaagtccTTAGGACCTTAGATTTACCAAGAAGctcaaaaaacaacaaaagacaCACATGCAATGGAAACTTCCATGCATTAACTCGATTAAAGAGCGAAGAGCAAAAAAAAGCTTAAAATTACTCGTTCTATTGCGGAAACTGATCGGAAAGGAATGTAGATCTTGTCATCATGTTCGACTAGACACATCCTGATCGTCAAAGAGATGACTCAggagttagaactcttagagagaaaggtagaaaactctagaaaaatattttctagagaaATGATAggttttaaattaatgaaactcgtttataacaaaactatttataaacaaaccatttaatattaaaataactgagtctcactatttttaaactatcaccacttttaaaatactattttctgaaattttacgataataataataacaataaataaataaagataaggTTATAATCACctcattgataaaataaaaataataataaataaataaaaacgagattacatgaaataaaaataataacaattaataaataaaaatatattataaaaacttcactaattaaacaataataataaataagtaaaaataaagttataaatatttcattaataaaataataaaaataaataaaaataaaattataaataccttaaaaataaagtagaaaaaataacaataaataaataaaaattaaaaataatgacaccaaaatatataattatagataaataaaatatataaaatgataaattttttaattctcctatctcaaaaatattatttggtaAAATGTCTTTGGAGGTCTCTATTTCTGCGGATTcgtatcaattgggtcctcgtatTTTGAAAATTCTCAATTGGGTTCCTATTTTGGTAAAATTGAGTTAATAATACCCTTGCCGTTAATTGCTGTGGACGGTGTTAATTTTCTTGCGATGTGACATGCTGAGGTGTCCTTTAATTACGACGTGGCACAGGTTAACCAACAAGAACATACCACCTCACGCCTCCTGCCACGTCATCTATGTTTTCTCCACATAAACCTTAATTTCCAAACTCTAGCTACTATGCGCCGCCACCGCCATCCTCGCCGGTAGTCGTCCGATCAACCTTCGCCATGAACCTCCATGGTCGTCGCAAGTCCTCTGTTACTCTCCTCCTTCGTCAATCGCAAGCAACCTGCAGAAGATTAAACCACAGAACCCAAAATCGCGCATCTACTTCTCGCGCGAGAATCTACTCCAACATCTTCTCCATGGCAGCCACGCAAATCACACATAAACTCCATTGAAGCCGCCACCACAAAATCGCCATGGGACCTGCATACCAGAAATCGCCACCAAGCGCCGCTGTGAAAGTGCCAATCGCGAGTTGCAGGCGACACAAATCACGGCCTCTAGAGTGTTGTCCTCGGTTGCCGACATGAACTCACAACATTTGTAGTGTTATAAGATTCAAGGAATCCGAACGCCCTCGGATCTTCCCAGTGTTATAAGATATCATTGAAGAGTCAACCGAACGGTAGAAAAAGTCTGAGGCTACCGAACGGTTTGTGGAAGAAGACTACCGAACAGTGGAAGAAATCTGAAGCTACGAGCGGTCGGTGGAAGAAGGCTACCAGATTCCTTTCTTCTTACCTGGATTCCCTACGTCCTAGGTTCTTGTTCAAGACATCCATCTTCCTAGAAGAACCATATAGAAGAACCATATCACCCAAAAACCaattgaaagaaaagtttttcaGATTATGCAAAGCTGGAAACAAAAGGACAGAAAAAGGGGAGAAATCATCAACACATGACcgtgaaaatgaaaaaactatatacatatatataaaaataaaacaaaaaatgaaaaactaaagagAATCAATATGAAGGAGATTATCGATTAATGGAGGAGTTGGTGTTGTTTTGTTGGAGTGTCTGACAgtggtttgaaaaaaataaaaaaaatatgattagaatggaaaagaagaagaaggtgaggaAGGTTTGAAGTCAGAAGGGGATCTAGAAAAGGAAGAGTGAGGTTTCCAATGTAGAGCTCGCAAAGCGTGGTGAGGTTTCCAAGCTCCGGAGGAATGTTTCCAAGCTCCGAAGGGATGTTTCCCGTGAGCTCGTTGCCGGAGACGACGAGGTACTGGAGGTGTTGCCAGGTGCCATATTCAGGAGGAATCTGGCCGGAGAAAAAGTTGTCGCCGAGGTGGAGGTGGCGAAGGAGGGGCATGGCGACGATGAGGAGGTGGAGGTGGACCCTAATTTgttttaaagtattttatttaaaacttaaaataaaataaattccatCACATGCGCCACGTCATAATTAATTGCTGGGTCAGCATGACACGATACACTAAAGTTAATGTCGTCCGCTAAAATTAACGGCAAATgtattattgattcaatttgaCCAAAATAAAAACCTAATTGAGCACTTTCAGAATAAAAGAATCCAATTAATATAAATCCGCGGAAATAGAGACTTTCAAAGACATTAAACCATATTATTTCTATGAATCACTCGTACAAACTAGCATATAGTTATACCTTCTACACACCCTGTTCTCGAAATTGTTTTGTCCATAACATTCCTTACTACTCTAGCTAGTCACTGGTGTGATTAATTTCTAAAAAGAGACGAGGTTATAGGAAGAATTGATTAAAGgaagggagaaaaaaaaattgcatgtgAACTAGTGAGAGGAAAGAAGATAAAAACGAAGTTGTAGGCTACAACTTTTCTTACTTGAAGAAGAGAATaccaaaatttttaaagatGTGAAACTCGGTATGTGCAatcttataattaattgaaGAAACTATTCACTCACAACAATTcttatacttaaaataaaaaatgtcacGAGTTTAGAATGAAAGAAATATAGTTCTTCTACTTACTATTCACtgtcataatttattattatattgtttatactttatttttccTCATTTTTTTTGCCAATTGTTTTCAAATGATGTGCCACCACAATAAAGTTAGGGTTCAGTCATTTGTCCACCTTTCTAATTATactagtattattattatttttagatgaTTAACTATTTACATAGTATAAGTTCaccaattaaagaaaaaagaaagatatatttttattcaagtattttctaaaaattaaatttatgttatattaattatttaaatataaaatttaaataggaGTAATGAAAATAGGAGGTGTTACCACAtcacattaatatttatttgatttgtgaACCTATGACAAATGCTATTCAAATCTTAAATTCGAATAAATGgtagaatttttattaatttttttaatcacatGATACCttaatattcttaatttaaGTTTTGAGTGAAGACTTGAATATTTCATCTACATGTTTGGTAACTCAATacacaatatattaaaaaaaatcgtcaataattattttacatcaATGACTTCACCGTGGGATATTAAAAAAATcgtcaataattattatttaaaatgaaattggttattttatattttttaatttgtctttCTACTTGAAATTCAAATAATGGGATATTATCGTACTCTTTAGCTTTTATCCATAGTGTAGAATTTTAACATGCAAAATTCCAcctttttcttacaaaatgatctttatctattattttcatttgaaataaaaaataaagtttcaacATCTCAATTAACAAATACTtcatatcataaaataaacGTCAAATTCCTACTTGTAATCAAAACATAATTCCACATATAAAATAACTTCCCAATCTCAATAAATTAATCGCAACTAACAACATTACCTttctaaaattgtttttatacaCAATCAATCTAATTAATATCAATGTTTATTTTCCTATTTGAAAATATCATGATATTCAAAGCATTTACAATACAAGAGAATgaatataagaatataaaaaatgtttttgtttgcTCTAAAACATCcaaatcaaacaaacaataatatatcACAACAAATTTAGAGTAAATGACTAatgtttttaaagttaaatacaTGAATCACACTAAAGATGATAAgagaacaaaaaaacaaaatcaaaatttaaaaaaaaataaaattactcatAGTGAATTTCATTCTCTTTAGGTTAACTTATAGGTTGATGAGGAAAATTTAAGGtacttttttcttatatttaaatattttattgttatttaatgttagtttttagctgaaattcattttttactataattttacgttttgtttgtcttttggttatatttttcaagatcgatgaaaattttagaataagatgaaagtaaaaattttggcttaataaaaaatatccgTTTGTTTAAACAAGTGTTGCttgctgaaacaattttgaatTGTCGAGTTCCGTTGATGATGACGCGCTTTAGGTACATAGAAATATATGCATGCATGTCTCACCAACTAAGTCTGGCACATCCATAACAGCATTTTGGATTTTATAGTATTTTCTATTCCAAGTTACCTCATTTTGCAAGAcacttataatttaaaaaacaaaagcaagtAAGAAACCAGGTGCCTGTCTCAGTTCTCATGTCAATTTTTTAAGCAATTAATCAAACAAGGTGCAGCACAGTACCAAactttactatttattttttttcaaacaacttCTTATGATGTTCTTGCATtctatgtttttcttatttcaagATTTTGACCAACCTTTTTTCTGAATCAACAGACTTGGAAAACTGTAACACTGTTGGTAAAAGTAGTGAGAAGAAGAGTAAGTCCTATGGAAAGTCTTCAATTATTTGATACCAAAAAGCTCAATGAATTAATGTCACTTATTTTGATACATAAGAAGATAAAGCATAAAAAtgtctgattttttttaaattataaaaagttacctttatttatattatcttataaaatgattaaatttttaatttttaaatttaaacataaaattaaaatttgttcctgttaaaatatttgatatattttaataattaaaatttaaaaataaataaatgttatttttttatgtgttaaatgATATTTTGGACATATATTTAAACGAAAACATACCAATTAGTAATAATCCTAACGTAAGTCTTTcacattttacaaaaataacaacgaaattatgttaacaaaattacatttttatttattttaaatatttgaggGCTAATGTgtactaaaatttaaatctttttaaattaaaatttaaaaactaaaaatatatttaattatttataaaatatgagagagaaaaacaagaaaagaattGAGACCATATTGTCTATTTTTTTAACACTTTCACATTTATAATAATGTAcatgaattatataattataaaattatttcacattATGTTTGCATTTATCATTTactgtatttttaatattcagaAAAATGTTCCACATGACACATGTAGTGCAAACAGTGTCACAGAATAGATATCCAACTATATGTagaaaaatttatgtatattttttttttactttttaaaatcaaatcacttattatatttatcattttctcttttattttttccctTACTTCCGTAATTCAATTCAGAATTAGGTAAACGTTTATCATAACTTGGATAAATATCCCTTTCATTGTTGGCTATTCAAGGAATATTAAACCCATATTCACACTGTATGTACATGAGTACAAAAGATTGGTGGTTGTTTCGTGATTTATTGCGGAAGAGTCAAGACAATGGGAAAAacgttattattttttcttcaatattcgtacaaagacaaaattaaaagatagaagatatgaaataaaagtaaataacgCGTCATAAATATTGGAAAAATGAAACATAGACAaagtatatacatttttttacgaaaataatattattcaagTTACGCAATGTTAGTGGAGTACATGAATTATTACACTCTATAAGTATATTTATGAACTTATAAACAATTagtatttatcattttattcagAGGTAGTGGATCTTGTAgagaaatttgaaataaaataaaacttcttAATTCTTGTACCAAAACTTCaataatctttatatatatataatcgggcattaattttcttttaaatatttttatttgtatttttatatttatatgatataGTAAGCCGCATTccatttataacattttatcaAAAACTAAACTATGGTAAAGAACTAGATATTCTTTGTTAAGTTTAGCTTACagctaaatatattttaagaaagtaATTTTGTATAGTGTATAAGTAAGGTCTAGCTGGCagaagatttttatttttaactaatcaTTAGTATTTAATGTGCATGAATTCTAATAAGTATCATTAGTAcgtaatttgataaaatataaaacagtattaaatacatataatatcGTCATAATCTATAACATTAAGAAGTAAAGTAACATAATAATCTCACATGTacttaacatatttaaaatagttataaaaatctaaatcaagtatttaataaaacacTATTAAGATgtttaaatcaaatatttaatgaaacactattaagataaattttttgaaattatggATAGATACCAACCAGTGTGGATACACACTGTTAATAGACTATTCACAGACGTGTAGTTattgaaaaaatgaattttatatatgtataattattGATTGGTAACATTAACCGggaaataaataagaataaaaagtgtagtttttataatatatgaatatgtttgaaaaatgaaattaatgaaaGTATTGAAAAAAGTTGAATTGCCCATAGGAAAAAATGAGAAGGAAGAAGGGCGAAATCTCTGGTGAGACTTGGTTTCTATAAAAAGGATTCTAAGACTCCGCATTTTGTTTCAACCATCCAAAGCCTTCTCCCACTTCACATCTTTCTTTTTCGGGATTCCATTTCCTCCTCTATTTTATCTCGAGAAATGGAAGTTCGCCGGCGACCCAACCGCTCCTCTCGCGTCGGTGAATCCCTGAAACAACCCGACCCTAATCCAAACCATGACGCCCATTCCCACCTCACCAACGCCCTCTTCTTCACTCTCTTCTTCTCCGTCGCCTACTTCCTCCTCCACCGATGGCGGGAGAAGATCCGCACCTCCACCCCCCTCCACCTCGTCACGCTCTCCGAGATTGCCGCAATCCTCTCCCTCATCGCCTCTTTCGTCTACCTAATGGCCTTCTTCGGCATTACCTTCATCCTCCACCCCTTCCTTAACTCCCGCACTTCCCCCGACGACGACCTCGACCTCCACATTACCAAACCCCCCGCCCCACCTCTCTCCCCGCCGCTGCCGCTCCCTCACGACAATAATGACCTCGTCCTCGCCGTCGTCTCCGGCTCCGTGCCCTCCTACTCCCTCGAGTCCCGCCTCGGAGACTGCCGTCGCGCCGCAGAGATCCGCCGCGAGGCGGTCGAGAGCCTCACCGGGAGGTCCCTCAAGGGCCTCCCTGTCGAAGGCTTCGATTACGACTCCATTCTCGGGCAGTGTTGTGAGATGCCGATTGGGTTCGTTCAGATCCCGGTAGGCGTCGCCGGACCGCTTCTTCTCGACGGGAACGAGTACACCATCCCCATGGCCACCACCGAGGGGTGCTTGGTCGCCAGCACCAACAGAGGCTGCAAGGCCATTCACCTCTCCGGCGGAGCTTCCTCCATGCTCCTCCGTGACGCCATGACCAGAGCCCCCGTGGTTCGGTTCGCCTCTGCCAAACGCGCCTCTCAGCTCAAGTTCTACCTCGAAGATCCTCTCAATTTCGAATCCCTCGCCGTCGTTTTCAAcaagtaatttttctttcaccGAAACAAATCCTGTTTTAATattccttttataatttataacatattttaatctCATGTAATCATGAAGCTCTgtgatataaatttattatcagtttaattaaaaatttaagcaATATATACACCTTTTTTTAGATTCAATCttttctaaataaaagtaaaagtttaaTAAACGGTTGGTGTGTACCCACACACACGTGTGTAGGTCAAGCAGGTTTGCGAGATTGCAGGACATAAAAGTAGCAATGGCAGGGAAGAATCTATATATTAGATTCAGTTGCACTACAGCGGATGCCATGGGAATGAACATGGTTTCGAAAGGAGTTCAGAACGTGCTTAATTTTCTTCAGAGCGACTTCCCTGACATGGATGTTCTTGGGATATCAGGTAAGTAATCAAACACTAAACATGTCATGACGTCACCTTGTTTGCTTTTCGAATCAATGGGGTCAAAATGATGTCATGATAATATTGTCAGGGAATTTCTGTTCGGATAAGAAAGCTGCGGCAGTGAACTGGATTGAGGGGAGAGGGAAATCGGTGGTGTGCGAGGCTGTTATTAAGGAGGAGGTGGTTAAGAAAGTGTTGAAGAGTAGCGTGGAGGCTTTGGTGGAACTTAATATGTTGAAGAACCTTACTGGGTCAGCCATGGCGGGTGCTCTTGGTGGCTTCAATGCCCATGCTAGTAACATCGTTTCCGCAGTTTACTTGGCCACTGGACAGGATCCTGCTCAGAATGTGGAGAGTTCTCACTGCATAACTATGATGGAACCCGTCAACGACGCCAAGGACCTTCACATCTCTGTCACCATGCCTTCCATTGAGGTATGTGTCTTCTTTACTTAACATATATGTTACAATTAACTCCATCATATTGCTTCGTTGCAAACAGAACCACAAACTTTAAAACTTGAACTCAGAAATaggaagaaaataattattatttcattaaaaatacaaacagtatcatctatttttttaatttgtaagaatgttataatgacaatattaaaaaaagcaGTGCGTGATTTGCATGAGAAAGACACGCAATCACACGGATCCggacaaataaataaagaaacatttaattttaaatgtagaTGAAAGATCGATAAATGCTTCAAGATAACCTCATCTGTATCTTGAATACATTTATTTATGAAGCATAGTGCATaaacagacaaaaaaaaaagccaCACAGTCACGTAACTACGTAAAATGCAGAATGTATAGAAGTGTAAGGGAGCAGAAGTGTATATAAAAGTAACACGTGTAAGATAAAATGGTGACTAGACAAAATCTTCCATACTTACTGTCGATTGTTCTTCCTTTATTTAGTTAGAAAATAAGTagaatagaagaaaataattactTTCTATAAGGAAACTTTTCTCGATACAACATTAGTATCTAGTACgtacgtgtgtgtgtgtatcCATCCACCATACGCATACAGTCAAAGAAAGTGATATCACCAAAATCTGTCTAAAAGACTATTATGATTTAAGAACCCTTGTTAAGCCTCGTGGAAAGAAGAATATAAGTGAATACTcttctaataatattatatttaacatagattatgttaaaaatatgtaacaaatgttttataaatatttatactatttatatcttcaatataattaataaataaataaatatgtattaaataataataaaatagaaaaaataataatgaaaaaaaactatttcgtttattacatatttttacaaatctatctaaataatattttaatttcaaatattatatattttaattttttttatgttcctTAGCAA harbors:
- the LOC108336049 gene encoding 3-hydroxy-3-methylglutaryl-coenzyme A reductase 2, whose amino-acid sequence is MEVRRRPNRSSRVGESLKQPDPNPNHDAHSHLTNALFFTLFFSVAYFLLHRWREKIRTSTPLHLVTLSEIAAILSLIASFVYLMAFFGITFILHPFLNSRTSPDDDLDLHITKPPAPPLSPPLPLPHDNNDLVLAVVSGSVPSYSLESRLGDCRRAAEIRREAVESLTGRSLKGLPVEGFDYDSILGQCCEMPIGFVQIPVGVAGPLLLDGNEYTIPMATTEGCLVASTNRGCKAIHLSGGASSMLLRDAMTRAPVVRFASAKRASQLKFYLEDPLNFESLAVVFNKSSRFARLQDIKVAMAGKNLYIRFSCTTADAMGMNMVSKGVQNVLNFLQSDFPDMDVLGISGNFCSDKKAAAVNWIEGRGKSVVCEAVIKEEVVKKVLKSSVEALVELNMLKNLTGSAMAGALGGFNAHASNIVSAVYLATGQDPAQNVESSHCITMMEPVNDAKDLHISVTMPSIEVGTVGGGTQLASQSACLNLLGVKGASKDSPGANSRLLATIVAGSVLAGELSLMSAISAGHLVNSHMKYNRSCKDISQVVS